DNA sequence from the Methanobacterium sp. genome:
TCAAATTAGAAAATTAATCCAAAAATACTTCATCCATTACTCTAAATCGTTATCATTCGCCAGAGAATGGATTAAAAGATTCATGCCAAAAGTTAAAAAAGTTTAGCGATTAACTATAAATAAAAAATTGTTTTAGTTAATGTTTTTACCATTAAATATAAATATACCCCCAACTTAATCATTATTAATCATTATAATTTGTGAGGGTACTCTTCACAAATAGAGGATAATGTCAACATGGTGGTTTAAAAGACTTAAAATATTGGAAAATCCCACAAAAGCATAAAAAAAGGATTATGAGCTGATTTATCATAACCAGTGTCTTTAAACGTTTAAATAGAGACATTAGGTTGATAGAATACCAGCTCCCAATGAAATAACTGGATAATAGTTCGAAAATTTACGTCTAAAAAACATTGAGGTGAATCAGATGGAGAATAAATTTGCAACCTGTTTGAATTGTATGGATGGTAGAGCTCAACTTCCAGTCATAAACTGGATAAAAGATAACTATAATGTGGATTATGTGGATATGATTACTGATGCAGGGATGGTTGGTGTCTTATCTTCAGAAAAATATGATATTAAACTGCTGAAAAAGTTAAATATATCTGCCAATGAACATGGTTCACAGCTGGTTTTCATTGCCGGGCATCATGACTGTGCAGGTAATCCAGTAAGTGATGATTTACAGAAAAAACAGGTGAACATCTCTGTAAATGTCATTAAAAATTTAGCTCCCCCATTGAAGGTCACTGGGCTATGGCTGGATGAAAATTTTGAGGTATCTGAGTTGATATCCCTTTGAAATTATGCAAATACGTGGGTTAGATTAACAACTGATAATACTAACTTCTTTTTTTTGAGGAATTCATGAGATAGCTTATTTTTCTATTCTTAAAAATCTGGAATTAAAAGCCACTATAATGGTACTTGCTGACATTAATATGGCTCCTGCTGCCGGAGTTAATAGAATTCCATATGCATAAAGTATGCCTGCTGCAATTGGGAGTGCAAAAACGTTGTACCCGGTTCCCCATGCCAGGTTTTCCACCATTTTTCTATATGTTGATTTTGAAAGCTTTACAATGTATACTGCATCAAGTGGATTGCTTCTTACAAGGATGATGTCTCCAGCTTCAATAGCAACATCTGTACCTGCACCAATTGCAATGCCCACATCAGCCTGAGCAAGTGCAGGGGCATCATTGATACCATCCCCAGTCATAGCAACAGTTAAACCTTTAGACTGGATTTCTCGAACTTTTTCTACCTTTTCATATGGTAAAACCTCTGCATAATATTTATCAAGTCCAATTTCCTTTGCCACCCATTCTGCTACTTCATATCTATCTCCTGTAATCATTATGCATTGAATTCCCATGTCTTTAAGTTTTTTCACAGCTTCTTTGGATTCTGGCCTTATGATATCTGCAAGGGCAATTACACCTTTAAGTTCATTGTCAATAATTACAAAAACAATTGTTTTTCCCTGTAAAGAGAGCTTTTCGACTCTTTTATCACTAAATGAAATTCCAAGTTCTCTTAAATATCCAGGACTTACAACTTCAACTTTTTTTCCATGAACTTTACCCTGAACACCTTTTCCAGGAGTTGATTTAAAATCTTCAACATCAAACGTCTCTTTTGCGGATTTTACTACTCCTTTTGCGATTGGATGCTCAGAATAGGATTCAAGTGAGGCTGCATATTTTAAAATTTCATTCTCACCATATTCCTGGCTTAAAGGGATAATATCGGTTACTCCAAATTTTCCTTCTGTAAGTGTACCTGTTTTATCAAATATTATGGCATCAATATCTCGTGATCTTTCGAATTGAGCACGATTTCTTATTAAAAGTCCATTTCGTGCCGATAAAGTTGTGGATACAGCAACAACCAGGGGAACAGCAAGTCCAAGTGCATGTGGACAGGCAATAACCATTACAGTTACAGCTCGCTCAAGAGCAAATTCAAATCCAAATGCTGTAAGTCCTAACCATGCTATAAGTGTTAGAAATCCTCCAGTGAGGGCTATTACAGTAAGTCCCATTGCAAAACGATCCGCCAGGTTTTGTGTACGTGATTTACTTGTCTGTGCTTCTTCAACAAGACTTATAACCTGTGAAAGGAATGAGTCCTTCCCCATTTTTTTAATTTCTACAGTAATGGACCCATCTCCATTTATGGACCCTCCAATAACTTCCGCGCCACTTTCTTTAAAAACAGGTTCAGATTCTCCTGTAAGCATTGATTCATCAATAGAGGTGCTTCCACTTATAATTTCACCATCTACAGGAACTTTTTCGCCGGGTTTAATAATCACACGATCTTCAACGGTTAACTTATCTAATGGAACGTCCATTGTGCTTCCATCAGGCATTATTTTATGGGCACTTGATGGTAGGAGCCTTACAAGCTCTTCAAGCGCCTTTGAAGCTCCCATTACAGATCTCATTTCAAGCAAATGGCCTATAAGCATAATACTAATTAATGTTGCAAGTTCCCAGAAAAATAATTCACCAGCAAGCCCAAAAACCACCGCACTGCTGTAAAGATACGCACTTGTAATAGCAACAGAAATTAGAGTGTCCATTCCAGGAGCTTTATCTTTAATCTGGCTAAAGAACCCCTTAAAAAATGGATATCCTCCATAAAAATAAATAATTGAAGCTAAAATAAAAAGAACGTATAAATCACCCGGAAAACGAAGAACTTCACCTAATCCTACCAATTCTTGAATTGTGGGTGATAAAATAAGAACAGGTATGGTTATGATTACAGATATTATAAATCTCTTCTTTAAATCTTCAATCATACCTGCATGAACGTGTTCGCCTTCCATTTTATGTTCTTCAGTTAATTCTTCGCCGCATACAACACATTTACCCGTTTCTTCATGTCCTTCATGATTCATATGTCCTGTTTCATGCTTAGAATCATCATGACTGATTTTAATTCCCCCAGATATCTGAAAATTTTAATATTATATTATATGTGTCTATCGTTATAAAATTTTAGGGGGAAGTCGGTTCTTATGATTTATTCGTAGTCCTGAGTGTTGTTCTGGTATAGTTGCGTGTAGTAATCTTTGGTACTTGTATTGACTTCCATATAGTGTTTGTTTAGTAAACCCTGATTGTAGTAGTCCTGCAATTTTGAGGCATGCTGCAGTTCAAAATTCCTGTATGGATTGTTGAAATAAGGGTAAATCATTCCTGAAATCATGTACACATATGCAGGGATTATTCCATATTCTTTTGTTAATATCTGGAAATATAAAGGGAATCCATCTCCCGGCTCCAGAATAGGGTTACCTATTCGAGCGTTCCCATGATAGGCCATTGGTACTGGACCTTGCTGGCCTTGTTTTTGTGCAAGTTCATTGACGTGTTCCATCATTTCCTCATAGGTATCGTAGACTTTACCATCAGACATGTATTTGTATCTACCCTCTGGAACCCCAAATAAAGCCACTTTAAGCGAGTCTAAATAGTTAATATTATCTAAACCTATGGAACCTGCACCTTCAATATCAATATAAGCCACCTGAATTATATACACATCTCCCTCCGGGTAGCTACGGTAATTGGAACCATCATACATATGCAAAATTAACCCCACTTTAGAACCAGTTTTTTCAACCTGCTGTGCAAAAAGTTCTGAATGTGGATGCCCTGGATAAAAGTCAGGGTTTAGAAGTTTAACAAAAGCATTTCTTCCTAAAGGTTCAATAGGTCCGTTTGAAACTGTAATATAAGAGTAACCTGTAATAAGGGCTAAAATAGCCAGTGAAACTAATAACCATCTCATTATAACATCTCATTTTCTCCAGTGAACTTAACAATTGTTATATTTAAATTGAATTTTTCTTTATGAATATATAAATGTTTCTAACTTTCAAAACCCGCTGATTTAAAATATTTTTAACCTTATGAAAAACTCAAAAATTTATATTCAGGGCGCTCTTAGACGATAAATTAAAATCATTTGGTTTGGTAAAACTATAAATACAATCATTCCTTAAAGAAATAAAAGCTTTAAAAGATTCATGTTAATAACAGGTGACTTAATGGATATTAATATATTACAGGCAATCGTTCTTGGGATAGTACAGGGTCTGACTGAGTTTCTGCCAGTTAGCAGTTCTGCACACCTTGTATTCATGCATGAACTTACAGGAGTTGAGCCAAGCTTAGCCTATGACACTATGCTGCACATTGGAACATTAGTAGCAGTGGTGGCTTATTTCTGGAGTGATTTAATAAACATGTTCAAATCATTTTTCTCAAGCCTGATAGATATACCTCGAGGACAGTTTCGTAAAGGCCTCCAGGAAGATCAGTTTAAAAAACTGGCCTGGTTGGTAGTAATAGGTACTATACCTGCTGGAATAGCAGGTATTCTTTTTAAAGATTTTTTTGAAGGTTTATTTAGCAATATTGTTGCTGTAAGCTTCTTTTTAATTATAACCGGTTTTTTACTCTTTGGATCAGAAATGATATCTCGAAGGATCAGCAGCAAAACAGGTTTAAAAGAGATGAACATAAAAAACTCCATCATAGTGGGTATTGCCCAGGCCTGTGCCATTGCTCCAGGCATATCACGTTCTGGAGCCACAATTTCTACAGGATTGTTTTTGGGCCTCGAAAGAGAATTAGCAGCTCGTTACAGCTTTTTACTTTCAATACCGGCCATATTAGGAGCAGCCTTGATACAAACTAAAGATATTGCTTCTATTCTTGATATTAGTACTATGGGAGTTATTTCTGGTTTCATAGCCTCTATTATAAGCGGCTATCTCGCTATTAAATTTATGTTAAAGTTAATAAAAGAAAAAGACCTGCTCCCATTTGCTTACTATTGCTGGATAGTTGGTTTACTGGCAATAATAACAACCTATATATACTAATTTATAACTTTTTTCCATATTCAAGTGTTTTCATCATATAAGATAAGGAAAAATATTTATTTAAATCAAAAAGAGAATAAGCATGGAGATATCTGCTTATTAGATGTATTTAAACAAGTTTTAGATTGACTCGTCTTCATCAAGTACAAGTCTCATGGTGTCTGGATCTTGAGGCATGTGTGCCAGGAAGTCTTCTGCTGCACGTCTTACATCTCTTGAACCGATGATGTACCTTCCAACCACAATGATGTCTGCACCGTTTGAAAGGGCCATGTCCACTCTGTCAGGTGTTATTCCACCTGCAACAGCAACACGTCTTCCTTTACCGAGGATTTTTTTAATCTCCCTGATGTTACCCCATTCAGTAACTTCACCTAATTCTTCTCCTCTTTCTGCAGCCATTGTTTCTAAATCAACATTTCTGTGTAATAATACAATGTCTGGTTTGTATCTTAAGGATTGCAGCTTTTCAACAAAGTTGTCCACATTCATCATATCTAATATGGAGTATATTCCCTGTTTCATGGCCTCATGAATTGCTTTTTCAATGGATTCAACTGTTCCAAGTCCTGAAATTGCAATAGCATCAGCAGTTTCATCTGCAGCCATTTTAACTTCTATTCTTCCAACATCAAGGGTTTTAAGGTCTGCAATTATAAATGCGTCTTTTCTAAGTTCTCTGATTTTGCTTATAACTCCAACACCGAATTTTTTAACAAGAGGGGTTCCAGCTTCAAGCAATAGCCTTTCACGATCTGGAAGGCTGTTTATAATTCTTTCAACTTCATCAAAGTTATCTAAATCAAGTGCAACCTGTAAGTACGGCGGATTCCACAGTCTTACTACTTTAAAGCCCATTATAGGGTGTGCTCCACGGTCTTTTTCAGCTAAAACTTTTTCGGCTGATGGATATCCTTCCATTGCCCTTCTTATTGCCAGTTTGGTTGCCCCATAGTTGTACTGGTAAATTTTACGGTAATCTTCTGCCTCGGGGTGAATAAAAACTGAAACAAGTATAACCATGTCTTCGACCTTATCTTCAGGGATTAACCCTTCTTCAACGGCATCTGCTACAGCTCTACTTACTGCAGTCTGTGCAGGGCCAAATATTTTTTCTGCATCGCATAAATCTCTTACAGTGACTTTAGGTATGATTAATGTCGCTGGTTTTGTAATTAAATTAGGTCTAATGACAGAAAGCAGAGGTGTGTGTCCTATTGAAAGTTGTGTTAAATTATTTACAAATGCCGTACCTGCAGGGCCATTTTTATCCCCAATTACTAAATCAACGTGAGCTACTTCATTTCCGCTTCCTATTAAAGCTTCTCCTATGAGATACATAATCATTATCCTCCGTTTATGGTCTAAACTAATGTATGAATAAAATAGTATAAATATAGAACTCATAACACATTATACTTAAACAACCCATTCCATTTCTCAATAAGCTTATTAACCCGTATCATACTTTTTTGGTCAATTGGCAAAAAAAGAACAGATTTCGGCTTTTTTGATACTATTTCAATTAAAAAGTCATCGAAATGTGATTGAATAAATTTAAAATCACTTATAATTGTAATAGGCTCTCTTTTATACTTTCTTATGAAATTGATTACAGAGCTTATATCGGTACCACCTTTTGCTTTAATTTTACCAAGCTCATCGATAGAAATTTCCTTTGCTGTTGTTGCAAATGCAATTATATTGGTCTTTTTTTTAAAATAATTATGAAGTGTATAAGCAATTATTTTTGCAGAAATCATGTATTCCATCATGCTATTTGATGCATCAACCATAATCCATACAGTATCCCATTTCACTCTTTCCCTTTCAAGCCAACGGTTACGAGACTCAAAAAATATAATTCTTTTTTTATCAGATAGTGAAATATTCTCTCTAAATCTTTTTATAAGTTTTGGCTTTTCTATGCCAAGTCCATTGCCTATAAGTTTTGGAAGTTTTAAACTTTTAAAGCAAAAAACATCATTCTCACAAAAAAGAAGTTCATCGCCCCCCGTTCCCACTGATTTTCCCGCAACGCGTTGAGTCAGTGTTTCTTTTAAAAATTCAGATGCCTTTTCTTCTTTAAGTGAACTTGGAGAATTTTCATGTAAAAGATCGGTATTTTTTGCTATTTCTTCCCATACTTCTTTATCTGACCGTAAAAAAGCTTTATTTAAAACTTCGCTAAGATCCATAATACTTTTTATGAACGCATTAAATGATTTTTGTATGAGATTTTTTGAACCTTCTTTTATAAATTTCTTAGCCTCAATAAATTTATCAAATTCAAGAACAATGTTAAATCTATCGTCTTCTATATCATCTATTGAATGCCTTGAAAAAAGAATAAGTGCTGTTGTAAGATACAAATCTCTTTTCATTTGCATTGGAAGTAAATTTATCAACAAATCATTATGTGGCTTAAATGGAGTTACATCAATGTTTGAATTTATTGTATAATTAGAAATAAGATTTATTGCAAAATGAATAACTTCTTCATCGATAATTTTACCAAGAAAAAAATCTGCATCACTTATTTTTTCAGGGTGCGTTACTTCTCTGTGCGCTGATATTATGTAATCAATGTATCTAAGATGTGCTACTTCGTGTAAAGTTAAAAATTCAGCGAGGTATCGAGGAGATTTTATATATATCTCTGCTCTTTTTGAAGCACTGAATACTTGAATATAAAAAGAAGTGTCTTTCAATTCTGTTTCTGTATAATCAAGCTTTATATTATAATCTTCTATATGCTTATCAATAACTTTACTTAATGCGTTTAGCATTTTTAAATTCCTCTGTGAGAGTTATAGTGGCAGTGCTTATTACTTCTGATTGTTTATCTTCGCTCATATTTGCAATTTTCGCCCTAATCGAATTTTTATAATGTTCTATTACAATTTCATTATTTATCTTGTTTTTAAGTAAATATTCAAGTGCCAAAAGGTCAAGAGTTGAAAGATATGCCCTGGGTCCAAGTGCTACACCAATTTTTCTTAAAATTCGTGTTGTAGATATAAGAGGTATATAATATGGTTTTAAGCTTTGGAATGCTTTTTTATAGTAATAATTTATATGCTGCTTTGCAATTTCAACTTCAACTTCTTCAGCTGGATAATTTACTATAATTCTCGCATTAAATCTATCCAATATGTGTTGTGGAACATCTGTTACTCCCGATATATCATATGGATTCATTGTTGCAATGATATTTGCTTTAAGTGGTTTGGTTAAGGGAGTTTTTGGAAATGATACCTGCCACTCTGCCATGATTTCAGTAAAAGTTATGAGCGTATATTCACTGAATCTATTAAACTCATCTACATAAATAACTCCCGGATATTCATTGCCATGTGCCTTTAAAAGAGGTCCATTAATAATATCTGAAATTCCTTCTTTATATTTTTTTATATCTATATCTCCAATAAGGTCGCTTGGTATCGCATCATGACTTCCTGTAACTCTTACAAATGGAATTGAATTAAGCTCTTTTTGTAATTTAGTAACCATATTTTTTACAGCAAGAGTTTTAGCAGTTCCGGGAGCCCCTTCAATAAGTAGATTAAATCTAATATTAGACCTTATTGATTCTGCAAATAAATTTAAATATCGTTTAAGTTCTTCTTGTCCAATTACAACAAGTTCTAAGTCAATTGTTTTGGTATTATTATCTATCATTTATATTTGAGTATGGAGAATTTCTATTTCAAGTTTTTTATAATTAAATCTCTTGTACAATAGTTATATACATCTTTAGATATACTTATGATATGACACTCAACTATAAAAAGCTATCCCGAAAATGGGACTATAAAGTATAAAGTTATGGGTGTTGAAAAATTCTTCGATTTTTCACAATGAAAATCAGAGATTTTCACATGTTGGTATTAATTTAATGTGTTTTTCTGTCCAGTTTTTCATTTGTTTTTGTAGATGGTTGCTTATTCTGTTTGGTGTTTTGCATTTTCTTTTGAGTTAACTTTACAACTTCCTAAAAAAATAATAATCATGAAAAATAAATACTTATTACAGATAAATTCTTCAGTTAGGGTGAGAAAAATGATAAGATATCTTAAAGAATCCAGTCAGAATGAATTACAGTTTATAGATAAAGGAATTAATCCGGTATATAAGAAAATGCTTGAAATCATAGTGGGCCAATACGATAGGAAAATTAAATACGATAGGAAAATTAAGTATAAATATAATGAATCTGACAAAAGTGCTCTAATCAGTGTGGAATTAAAGCCTTCAGAAATTGATAATGAAGAACTCAAAGAAAAGGAAGTCCAGAGATTTATTGAATGGTACAAAGTAGCCATTAATGAAGTTGTAATAGATAGCTACAGGGAAAAATTAATAAAGTTTTGACCTGAAAACACTACATATTTGCTGGTTTCAAAATATTTGAGGATTTTGAAGGATTTATGGGTCAAAATCTCAAAGCTTTGAAAATCTGCGATTTTGGAGTGAGAAAAATTAATATCCAAGCTTGCCGTTTATATAATCATCGTAACCTTTAAGGTCCAGCATTCCGTGTCCTGAGAAGTTAATTACAATATTTTTCTCTTCACCAGTCTTTTTACACTCCAGTGCTTCATCAATTCCTATTTTTATAGCGTGACAGGTTTCTGGAGCTGGAACTACGCCTTCACATTTGGCAAATGTGGTTCCGCTCTTGAATATGTCATTTTGTTCTACTGAACGAGCTTCTACAATTCCTTCATGCACGAGAAGCGCCACAAGTGGTGCCATTCCGTGGTAACGTAGCCCTCCAGCATGTACAGACGGCGGTATGAAATCGTGTCCAAGTGTGTACATCTTTAAAAGAGGTGTTAAACCGGCAGTGTCACCAAAGTCGTACTTGTACTCACCTTTTGTAAGAGTTGGGCAGGATGAAGGCTCTGCTGCTATGAACTTACAGTTGATTTTCTCGTCAAGCTGGTCTTTAATGAATGGGAAAACAGCTCCACCGAAATTACTTCCTCCACCGACACATCCAACGATTACATCAGGGTCTTCACCAACTATTTTCATCTGCTTTTTGGTTTCAAGACCAATAACAGTTTGATGCAAGAGCACGTGGTTTAAAACACTTCCAAGTGAATAATAAGCTTTTTCATCCTGCAGTGCATCCTCCATAGCTTCAGATATTGCAATTCCAAGAGATCCGGGATGGTTAGGGTCTTCATTCAGCACTTTTTTTCCAAATTCAGTCTTTTCACTTGGAGAAGGTATGACTTCTCCATTGTAGATCTGCATGATGGTTTTTCTGTATGGCTTCTGGTCAAACGAAACTCTAACCATGTAAACAGTGCAATCAAGACCC
Encoded proteins:
- a CDS encoding copper-translocating P-type ATPase, which codes for MNHEGHEETGKCVVCGEELTEEHKMEGEHVHAGMIEDLKKRFIISVIITIPVLILSPTIQELVGLGEVLRFPGDLYVLFILASIIYFYGGYPFFKGFFSQIKDKAPGMDTLISVAITSAYLYSSAVVFGLAGELFFWELATLISIMLIGHLLEMRSVMGASKALEELVRLLPSSAHKIMPDGSTMDVPLDKLTVEDRVIIKPGEKVPVDGEIISGSTSIDESMLTGESEPVFKESGAEVIGGSINGDGSITVEIKKMGKDSFLSQVISLVEEAQTSKSRTQNLADRFAMGLTVIALTGGFLTLIAWLGLTAFGFEFALERAVTVMVIACPHALGLAVPLVVAVSTTLSARNGLLIRNRAQFERSRDIDAIIFDKTGTLTEGKFGVTDIIPLSQEYGENEILKYAASLESYSEHPIAKGVVKSAKETFDVEDFKSTPGKGVQGKVHGKKVEVVSPGYLRELGISFSDKRVEKLSLQGKTIVFVIIDNELKGVIALADIIRPESKEAVKKLKDMGIQCIMITGDRYEVAEWVAKEIGLDKYYAEVLPYEKVEKVREIQSKGLTVAMTGDGINDAPALAQADVGIAIGAGTDVAIEAGDIILVRSNPLDAVYIVKLSKSTYRKMVENLAWGTGYNVFALPIAAGILYAYGILLTPAAGAILMSASTIIVAFNSRFLRIEK
- the uppP gene encoding undecaprenyl-diphosphatase UppP — translated: MNILQAIVLGIVQGLTEFLPVSSSAHLVFMHELTGVEPSLAYDTMLHIGTLVAVVAYFWSDLINMFKSFFSSLIDIPRGQFRKGLQEDQFKKLAWLVVIGTIPAGIAGILFKDFFEGLFSNIVAVSFFLIITGFLLFGSEMISRRISSKTGLKEMNIKNSIIVGIAQACAIAPGISRSGATISTGLFLGLERELAARYSFLLSIPAILGAALIQTKDIASILDISTMGVISGFIASIISGYLAIKFMLKLIKEKDLLPFAYYCWIVGLLAIITTYIY
- a CDS encoding bifunctional 5,6,7,8-tetrahydromethanopterin hydro-lyase/3-hexulose-6-phosphate synthase → MYLIGEALIGSGNEVAHVDLVIGDKNGPAGTAFVNNLTQLSIGHTPLLSVIRPNLITKPATLIIPKVTVRDLCDAEKIFGPAQTAVSRAVADAVEEGLIPEDKVEDMVILVSVFIHPEAEDYRKIYQYNYGATKLAIRRAMEGYPSAEKVLAEKDRGAHPIMGFKVVRLWNPPYLQVALDLDNFDEVERIINSLPDRERLLLEAGTPLVKKFGVGVISKIRELRKDAFIIADLKTLDVGRIEVKMAADETADAIAISGLGTVESIEKAIHEAMKQGIYSILDMMNVDNFVEKLQSLRYKPDIVLLHRNVDLETMAAERGEELGEVTEWGNIREIKKILGKGRRVAVAGGITPDRVDMALSNGADIIVVGRYIIGSRDVRRAAEDFLAHMPQDPDTMRLVLDEDESI
- a CDS encoding MoxR family ATPase → MIDNNTKTIDLELVVIGQEELKRYLNLFAESIRSNIRFNLLIEGAPGTAKTLAVKNMVTKLQKELNSIPFVRVTGSHDAIPSDLIGDIDIKKYKEGISDIINGPLLKAHGNEYPGVIYVDEFNRFSEYTLITFTEIMAEWQVSFPKTPLTKPLKANIIATMNPYDISGVTDVPQHILDRFNARIIVNYPAEEVEVEIAKQHINYYYKKAFQSLKPYYIPLISTTRILRKIGVALGPRAYLSTLDLLALEYLLKNKINNEIVIEHYKNSIRAKIANMSEDKQSEVISTATITLTEEFKNAKRIK
- a CDS encoding TrpB-like pyridoxal phosphate-dependent enzyme; protein product: MYKVTLPSKDIPKKWYNIAADLPLELPAPSQTEEGKQIENLPKIFSKGVLEQEMSQERWIEIPKEIRKVYKMIGRPSPLFRATGLEDYLDTPAKIYYKREDYSPTGSHKLNTAIAQAYYAKQDGVERLTTETGAGQWGTALSLACSMMGLDCTVYMVRVSFDQKPYRKTIMQIYNGEVIPSPSEKTEFGKKVLNEDPNHPGSLGIAISEAMEDALQDEKAYYSLGSVLNHVLLHQTVIGLETKKQMKIVGEDPDVIVGCVGGGSNFGGAVFPFIKDQLDEKINCKFIAAEPSSCPTLTKGEYKYDFGDTAGLTPLLKMYTLGHDFIPPSVHAGGLRYHGMAPLVALLVHEGIVEARSVEQNDIFKSGTTFAKCEGVVPAPETCHAIKIGIDEALECKKTGEEKNIVINFSGHGMLDLKGYDDYINGKLGY